A single region of the Dunckerocampus dactyliophorus isolate RoL2022-P2 chromosome 3, RoL_Ddac_1.1, whole genome shotgun sequence genome encodes:
- the LOC129178123 gene encoding uncharacterized protein LOC129178123 isoform X1: MAEPDHNNSPEIREHLLHLISEINRERSEGGANQGSPRNSPILPQHDSPERGGEVFLPSPDELISLLQMYRYPCPVPHSSAESDHNNSPEIREHLLQLISEINCQRSEGRANQPSPQNSPIQARHDSPERGGEVFLPSPDELISLLQMYRYPSPVPSPVSQSNVDSGPWSPSDSQCCDALNSQIDDPWSPSDSQCCDALNSQIDDPWSPSDSQCCDALNILERGHQVGGGGEGEQTESVINQSNEGQSTSMGINNTNSAAVNVPAPCTSDDMHVTNRERFNNVEIRSFLRFPPPSAIPNFREFYLNVTNGFRDRISSMIHRADVQPNDVIQVNLRADRLQDDVSMSVRYGEGTVSQLQELLDRLVQSNMSVFTDGSLELIVNFVKAPRGGGKRRIESCLASEIVKKKARHLFVLPNPDQTCFAVNLALLTNPKLTMMEAIKAGWDIHTRAGLTADTMVTFDDVVKFEELLACKIVIFYQTSDREKNNNLVTFQTGTPERDTIRYLLLHNNHFYGINNIKGFLGVKFFCKHCHTGYQCQYKHFCEKSCNICCTDCKQGPIQKTYCADCNRFCTNRQCYERHREKKWHPKIKKMASMCQTNKTCPRCKSLYYTSIRDPKEHTCAIKMCTICKQPKTTLSSRNNELEQTSANNSMIESGEDKHVCYMRTKPIKSEKEIHEKKIVFFDFETSQTTGTHLPVLVVAQSLNGERRVWKGHSCALKFLLHFRQKKHKQTTFISHFGKGFDHHIILNAYVTQGLSPSVIAQGSKIILILDNDFQLKFIDSFSFIPIPLRDFSKALGCKTQLKKGYFPHRFTDLSKNGYRGSYPPAEMYSPDEMSPKQREDFLNWYQTVKDQEFDYDAELVSYCENDVEILAEGASNFRNEFIKTTDCDPFDSVTIASAALNVFQTKFLKPNTIAIPCPNNYKTNSKAFSHASIQWLEYEAFSRGISIRHALNGGEVKFGRYSVDGYGELNGGKVVFEFLGCYFHGCPKCYMGSDVSPLSKTCFSEVYSETLKRLDRLQNDYKVQTVVIKWEHEWSVQKKTDPNVKSFLERFQEPIPLDPRAALYGGRTAAIRLRHVVSPGERVNYVDFTSLYPFVNAHFHYPLGHPKIIRKDFDSIENYFGLIHAKVYPPRQLFFPVLPIRNDKGKLIFTLCRLCALVNNQTTDCTHNDEERALQGVWVTIEVIEAVRKGYFLAEIYEIWNFEEKSDVLFKDYIYTFLKQKQEASGYPSGVETLQTKQGYIRDYKEKQGIDLDPEKIVYNPAKRQIAKLLLNSLWGKLAQRSNQLSTSLVSTPQRFFEFLFSSKYDISQFHFINDDIALVQWRHNSRCVLPPGDANIFLAAFTTSYARLELYKQLDLLQDRVLYCDTDSIVYTSSPSDQYNPPLGNYLGDLTSELDHGDYICNWSAAGPKSYAYLTQQGKVTLRAKGITQNYENCKKINFDSLTDLVEGYLREPDNRREISTHYNKITRNMKAFELTNKQRIINFAVVYDKRRLLADGKTLPFGY; this comes from the coding sequence ATGGCTGAACCAGATCACAACAATTCCCCTGAAATTAGAGAGCATCTCCTCCACTTGATCTCTGAGATAAACCGAGAAAGATCCGAAGGCGGGGCTAATCAGGGTTCTCCCCGAAACAGTCCAATTCTGCCTCAGCATGATTCACCTGAAAGAGGGGgagaagtttttcttccatcccCTGATGAGCTAATTTCCTTGCTCCAAATGTACAGATACCCCTGCCCCGTTCCGCATAGCAGTGCGGAATCAGATCACAACAATTCCCCTGAAATTAGAGAGCATCTTCTCCAGTTGATCTCAGAGATCAACTGTCAAAGATCTGAAGGCCGGGCTAATCAGCCTTCTCCCCAAAATAGCCCAATTCAGGCTCGGCATGATTCACCTGAAAGAGGGGgagaagtttttcttccatcccCTGATGAGCTAATTTCCTTACTCCAAATGTACAGATACCCCTCCCCCGTTCCTTCGCCCGTATCGCAAAGCAATGTTGACTCAGGACCttggtctccatcagacagtcagtgttgtgatgcactcaacagtcaaatagatgacccgtggtctccatcagacagtcagtgttgtgatgcactcaacagtcaaatagatgacccgtggtctccatcagacagtcagtgttgtgatgcactcaacatTCTGGAAAGAGGCCatcaggtggggggtgggggcgaggGTGAACAGACAGAGAGCGTCATCAATCAGAGTAATGAGGGTCAATCCACATCTATggggataaacaacacaaatagtgcGGCTGTTAATGTTCCAGCACCTTGCACTAGTGATGACATGCATGTCACAAACCGTGAAAGATTTAATAATGTTGAGATTCGCTCTTTCCTTCGCTTTCCACCACCATCTGCAATTCCCAATTTTcgtgaattttatttgaatgtcacaaatggTTTTCGCGATAGGATTTCAAGCATGATTCACAGAGCTGATGTCCAGCCAAATGACGTTATCCAAGTTAATCTGCGTGCTGATCGTTTGCAAGACGATGTCTCAATGAGCGtgcgttatggagaggggacagTGTCACAATTACAGGAACTTTTAGACAGATTAGTCCAGAGTAATATGTCTGTTTTCACCGATGGATCGCTTGAgctaattgtcaattttgtgaAGGCTCCGcggggagggggtaagagacgaattgaatcatgtcttgcgagcgaaattgtgaagaaaaaagcacgacatttatttgtactcCCCAATCCCgatcaaacatgttttgctgtaaatctgGCATTACTGACAAATCCGAAGTTGACGATGATGGAAGCCATAAAGGCAGGCTGGGACATCCATACCAGAGCAGGTCTGACTGCTGATACAATGGTCACATTCGATGATGTTGTCAAATTTGAGGAGCTGTTAGCGTGTAAAATTGTTATCTTTTACCAAACGTctgacagagaaaaaaacaacaacctggttACATTTCAAACAGGAACACCCGAACGAGACACAATACGCTATCTGCTTTtacacaataatcatttttacgggataaataatattaagggatttctaggtgtgaagtttttctgtaaacattgtcacacagggtatcagtgtcaatataagcatttctgtgaaaaaagctgcaacatctgttgcacagattgtaaacagggtCCAATTCAAAAAACCTACTGTGCTGATTGCAATCGATTCTGTACAAATAGACAATGCTACGAACGACATCGCGAGAAAAAATGGCATCCGAAAATCAAAAAGATGGCCAGCATGTGTCAGACCAATAAAACATGTCCTAGATGTAAATCATTGTACTACACATCTATCAGAGATCCTAAAGAGCATACTTGTGCTATCAAGATGTGCACAATTTgtaaacaacctaaaacaacATTGTCGTCTCGTAACAATGAGTTAGAGCAGACATCAGCTAATAACTCTATGATTGAAAGCGGCGAAGATAAACATGTCTGTTACATGCGTACAAAACCAATCAAatctgaaaaagaaatacatgaaaaaaagattgtattttttgattttgagaCTTCTCAAACCACTGGAACCCATCTTCCGGTGCTTGTGGTGGCTCAGTCACTTAATGGTGAGCGCCGTGTCTGGAAGGGGCattcatgcgctttaaaatttcttctccatttccgacagaaaaaacataaacagacaactttcatttcccattttggcaaaggttttgatcatcatatcatcttgaATGCTTATGTAACTCAAGGTTTGTCACCGTCTGTGATAGCACAAGGGAGTAAAATAATCCTGATCCTGGATAATGACTTTCAACTTAAATTTATTGACTCGTTCTCATTTATTCCTATCCCACTCAGAGACTTTTCCAAGGCGTTGGGATGTAAGACACAGCTTAAAAAAGGCTACTTCCCACACAGATTTaccgatctttcaaaaaatggctaTAGAGGAAGCTATCCACCGGCCGAGATGTACTCACCTGACGAAATGAGTCCAAAACAAAGAGAGGATTTCCTTAACTGGTATCAGACTGTCAAAGATCAAGAGTTTGACTATGATGCAGAGTTAGTATCTTACTGTGAAAACGATGTTGAAATCTTAGCCGAGGGTGCAAGCAATTTccgtaatgaattcataaaaacaacagactgtgatccttttgacagtgtgaccattgcttcagcagctttgaatgtctttcaaacaaaatttttaaaacccaatacaatcgcgattccctgtcctaacaattacaaaacaaacagcaaggctttctcacatgcgtctatacagtggcttgagtatgaggccttctcacgggggatttcaataagacatgctttgaacggaggtgaagttaaatttgggcgttattcagttgatggatatggagagttaaatggagggaaagttgtctttgaatttctaggctgttattttcatggctgtccaaagtgttaTATGGGAAGTGATGTTTCTCCATTGTCAAAGACTTGTTTTAGTGAGGTGTACTCTGAGACTTTGAAAAGGCTGGATCGATTACAAAACGATTACAAGGTGCAAACTGTGGTGATCAAGTGGGAACACGAATGGagtgtacagaaaaaaacagacccgAATGTTAAATCTTTCTTAGAGAGGTTTCAAGAACCAATTCCGTTAGATCCCAGAGCAGCCTTATATGGAGGCCGTACGGCTGCTATCCGTCTCCGCCATGTTGTCAGCCCAGGTGAGCGTGTAAATTACGTTGATTTCACATCGTTGTATCCGtttgtaaatgcacattttcactaCCCATTAGGGCATCCGAAAATAATTCGAAAGGATTTTGACAGCATTGAAAATTACTTTGGATTAATACATGCTAAAGTTTACCCTCCACGTCAACTGTTTTTCCCTGTACTGCCTATTAGAAACGACAAAGGGAAATTAATTTTCACACTGTGTCGATTATGTGCACTCGTGAACAATCAAACTACTGACTGTACACACAATGATGAAGAACGGGCCCTCCAAGGGGTGTGGGTAACGATAGAAGTAATCGAGGCAGTGCGAAAGGGGTATTTTCTGGCTGAAATTTACGAAATATGGAACTTCGAAGAGAAATCAGATGTGCTGTTTAAAGACTATATCTACACTTTCCTTAAACAGAAGCAAGAGGCGTCGGGCTACCCTAGCGGAGTTGAAACTCTTCAGACTAAACAGGGTTACATCCGTGACTATAAAGAGAAGCAAGGTATCGATCTCGATCCGGAGAAAATTGTCTACAACCCCGCAAAAAGACAGATTGCCAAACTACTGCTAAATTCTCTCTGGGGAAAACTAGCACAAAGATCAAACCAGCTCTCAACCAGTCTGGTGAGCACACCGCAACGCTTTTTTGAATTTCTCTTTTCTAGCAAGTAcgacatttcacagtttcacttcATAAATGACGATATTGCACTTGTTCAATGGCGCCATAATTCTAGGTGTGTCTTACCCCCAGGCGACGCAAATATTTTTCtagcggcgttcacaacttcttatgcacgacttgaactttacaagcaattagatttgctccaagatcgtgttctgtactgtgacactgattcTATCGTTTACACAAGCAGCCCCTCTGATCAATATAACCCTCCACTCGGTAATTATCTCGGAGATTTGACATCAGAATTAGATCATGGAGACTACATATGCAATTGGAGCGCTGCGGGTCCCAAATCGTATGCCTATCTCACACAACAGGGTAAGGTGACTTTACGTGCTAAAGGGATTacacaaaattatgaaaactgtaaaaaaattaactttgacagcctcacAGATCTGGTAGAAGGATATCTCAGAGAGCCGGACAATCGGCGTGAAATCTCTacacattacaataaaattactCGCAATATGAAAGCCTTTGAACTCACTAATAAACAACGCATAATCAACTTCGCAGTTGTCTATGATAAAAGACGACTCCTTGcagatggaaaaacattacCATTTGGTTATTAG
- the LOC129178123 gene encoding uncharacterized protein LOC129178123 isoform X2, whose translation MGCCMRAASSPIEVIDLTSPPPVALVSPVQNPMQGFNVDFITPQNQAQGFAEGDRSTIDGGVWGQTSGFVENTLTPPVQNPLHFIVGFTSPNSSHGIAPLTPSTLDVTEGENDTEFEENTAESDVGQETGQEETSDAGVYNQERFHYFPDSESEYVDMQALNQRDIVSDNDGIETVDFNTSVLIVEQVFRRYMYDIACLNRRMIENIYNQLRQNVRRRHSVNSYSANARRATREQRTLPQRVHRRLQFED comes from the exons ATGGGCTGTTGCAT GAGAGCTGCATCTTCACCAATTGAAG TGATCGATCTGACTTCACCGCCACCAGTGGCCCTAGTGTCACCGGTCCAAAACCCAATGCAGGGATTTAATGTGGACTTTATAACGCCTCAAAACCAGGCACAAG GATTTGCAGAGGGCGATCGCTCTACGATAGACGGGGGAGTTTGGGGACAGACTTCGGGATTCGTGGAAAACACTTTAACACCGCCGGTCCAAAACccactgcattttattgtggGGTTTACAAGTCCAAACTCAAGTCACG GGATTGCGCCACTGACCCCCTCAACGCTGGATGTGACAGAGGGAGAAAACGACACAGAATTCgaggaaaacacagcagagtccGATGTGGGACAAGAAACGGGACAGGAGGAGACATCTGACGCTGGAGTCTACAACCAGGAAAgatttcattattttccagATAGTGAAAGTGAATATGTTGACATGCAAGCTCTAAATCAGAGGGATATAGTCTCAGACAATGATGGAATTGAAACAGTGGATTTCAACACCTCTGTGCTAATTGTCGAACAAGTGttcagaagatacatgtatgataTAGCATGTTTAAATCGCCGCATGATTGAGAATATATATAATCAACTTAGACAGAACGTTAGACGCAGGCATTCTGTCAATTCATATTCAGCTAACGCTAGACGTGCCACTCGTGAACAAAGAACACTGCCACAAAGAGTCCATCGCAGGTTGCAATTTGAAGACTAA
- the ccnb2 gene encoding G2/mitotic-specific cyclin-B2: MSSVHAPAAMVPVAENPIKGKSTFGSRRAALGEITNCPGAAVVVTKKGQTRACRAQKAKVQPVQVQAPADPLPPVAEALADVSMKEEEEQELCQAFSDAMLPVHDVDEDDGDLPQLCSEYVKEIYRYLHQLEVQQPIHSNYMKGYEITDRMRALLIDWMVQVHSSFQLLQETLYLSVAVLDRFLQAQPVSRRKLQLVGVTAMLVACKYEEMYAPEVGDFAYITDNAFTKAQILEMEQLVLKTLNFQLGRPLPLHFLRRASKVSNSDTARHMLAKYLMELTLIDYDMVHYRPSEIAAAALCLAQLLLNRLPWSSTQQHYSTYDEAHLKTIMQHMAKNVVMVNEGKTKFQAVRNKYSSSKLMKISLIPQLKSTLICNMAAAVHDS, from the exons ATGTCGTCTGTGCATGCTCCGGCTGCG atggTTCCAGTCGCTGAGAATCCCATCAAGGGTAAAAGCACATTTGGGTCACGGAGGGCTGCCCTAGGAGAGATTACAAATTGTCCTGGGGCAGCAGTCGTCGTCACTAAG AAGGGACAGACCAGAGCCTGTAGAGCTCAGAAAGCTAAAGTTCAGCCAGTCCAGGTTCAAGCTCCAGCAGACCCACTTCCCCCAGTTGCTGAGGCGTTGGCTGATGTGTCCatgaaggaggaagaggagcaggaACTGTGCCAAGCTTTCTCGGACGCAATGCTCCCCGTACATGATGTTGACGAGGATGATGGTGACCTGCCACAGCTCTGCTCGGAATATGTGAAAGAAATCTACAGATATCTGCACCAGCTGGAG GTGCAGCAGCCCATACACTCAAACTACATGAAGGGTTACGAAATCACGGATCGCATGCGAGCGCTTCTCATCGACTGGATGGTCCAGGTTCATTCCAGCTTCCAGCTGCTGCAGGAGACCTTGTACCTCTCAGTCGCTGTCCTCGATCGTTTTCTCCAG GCCCAGCCCGTTTCTCGCAGAAAGCTGCAGCTGGTTGGCGTGACTGCGATGCTGGTTGCCTGCAAGTACGAGGAGATGTATGCCCCGGAGGTGGGAGACTTCGCCTACATCACAGACAACGCCTTCACCAAGGCTCAGATTTTGGAGATGGAGCAGCTGGTTCTGAAGACGCTCAACTTCCAGCTGGGCCGTCCTCTGCCGCTGCACTTCCTCAGGAGAGCTTCAAAAGTGTCGAAT TCTGACACAGCGAGACACATGCTGGCCAAGTATCTGATGGAGCTGACTCTTATCGACTACGACATGGTGCACTATCGCCCCTCTGAGATTGCTGCTGCAGCTCTGTGCCTTGCCCAACTGCTGCTGAACAGACTGCCTTGG TCTAGCACACAGCAGCATTACTCCACGTACGATGAGGCCCACTTGAAGACCATCATGCAGCACATGGCCAAGAATGTGGTGATGGTGAACGAGGGGAAAACAAAGTTCCAG GCTGTCAGGAACAAGTACTCCAGCAGTAAGCTGATGAAGATCAGTCTCATTCCTCAGCTGAAGTCCACGCTCATCTGCAACATGGCAGCTGCTGTCCATGATTCTTGA